GACCGCAAAGGAATTGAACGGAATGCCGTCGGCGACCAGCGCATCCTTGAACGGCTGAACTGCCGGGTGCGTGTCCGGCTCAAGCACCAGCTCAGTGCCGTCCGGATCATCCGGCGAGACGACAGTCAGCCAGCGGGCCGCACCCATCGGGATATCGTTCTTCTTCTCAAAGCCCAGCACGTCCGTATAGAACTGCAGCGCCTTATCGAGGTCATCGACGAACATGCTGGCCAGCTTGATTCTCACGACTGTTTC
The Thermomicrobiales bacterium genome window above contains:
- a CDS encoding VOC family protein, which produces MRIKLASMFVDDLDKALQFYTDVLGFEKKNDIPMGAARWLTVVSPDDPDGTELVLEPDTHPAVQPFKDALVADGIPFNSFAVEDVHAEYERMRGLGVRFTQPPVEMGSVTVAVFDDTCGNLIQIHKEAS